A window of the Comamonas sp. Y33R10-2 genome harbors these coding sequences:
- a CDS encoding ATP-binding protein — translation MPSRLNRVLLINTRTSGKIPSGAINELNPQGGAAVTGENSVGKTTTQQIFALFLGSKPSHIVEAGSGNLPQLQFVLPTPQSAIVFEYQRGEGEDSTRCVAIRREPNGDAADYRFFKGSFREELFLSETLDGKRVFVDDAGFMEQARKHGVSPERILSTSEYCSVILGAPTNTKRGVALRAMSTEYSYGKKRLQHLDRLVAAMVKERIDFRDFINVALSIVEESIGRKAEGQVRKLPQGKKQISLWLENVDACKNAIKQDGEVEKLRVQANTYGQHETQLRSYRADVQHLTAENEKCTKKANTELGALKTARDNAVAGENKTLGEKESAANTALNDRRAAEALFEAENAAHKSFINLPIETVIENVDSLPSLRSELATLKSRIDTASGELTGIDAQYDAQIGQARSDCQTEIVTLNGSFPQILATFNSETAAIQGDKNKALEDHDESAAAIEFQLEEAEGTARDSFTTAKLLAEHEQPSEKAKAALKQANEMLSAHRQKELKDQQDLTSSASFASEALAEFNKTDVAVRSAVAASEVAIQLLHEAQKNLAPDDGSLLAALRADRGQEWKSDLARVIDPALLHRNDLSPMHVGVGHEAYGWSLVTDNIDSPIWTDDETLRAAVRRCDDEVKSANAKVQEARNKLKISSAAVERANTDKSLIESKVNVNKTTGSQLGEAVELANGRLEKEVADQKAKNAAQLEIAEKAFEDASSAKNSTKRNSSIGRKAIESDFDGQWRACTTRRETAERLVSDRIAERERALQIAINTINDQRMEHLKNQGIDAELVSGLGEAKTKLEGKIRAYEDKQSTVDRWNAWKERVGPVGLDRLSRAAQNAAETHTGKQKELDDHRQEMGRTHAAYENSTAYLNAVIEHLGQDAVTLHGLDDRLSLYHATGSSLIDSETKPGDLKAKIVALMEAVDSLEGQISKMTRNIREALTGRTNSIQQQIQHEMDESGDSSIVKRALDLCQAHTRSLRDTIAAVQSETHTILGGIMQYQKEISLFKSEVASFDKRLSEGLEKVSAFKRVRDLQIHFAADFDSLDFIKKLDTIEGVSKVQMQESVTWGSRDLPNKNTVDALRDFMSLLSTEGTLEVDYAKQIIIRGSAEINGEVKHFKRESELAKISSNGLTAIIFITLLSGMANMIRGDGQIYIPWVTDEIGKFDPGNFHSLMQMLRDNHIDVVTASPALTIAEFRHFARCYRFGERGSISRYKGGDK, via the coding sequence GTGCCATCTCGTCTCAATAGAGTCCTACTGATCAACACGCGCACCAGCGGCAAGATTCCGTCTGGAGCGATCAATGAACTAAACCCCCAGGGTGGGGCGGCCGTCACTGGCGAGAACTCCGTTGGCAAGACCACCACCCAGCAGATCTTCGCCCTGTTCCTTGGCAGCAAGCCCAGCCATATTGTTGAAGCAGGCAGCGGCAACCTGCCGCAGCTCCAGTTTGTCCTTCCGACACCCCAGAGCGCCATCGTCTTCGAGTACCAACGCGGCGAAGGTGAGGACAGCACGCGATGCGTCGCGATCCGGCGCGAGCCCAACGGCGATGCCGCTGACTATCGATTCTTCAAGGGCTCATTCCGGGAAGAGCTCTTCCTTAGCGAGACTTTAGATGGAAAGCGCGTCTTCGTGGATGACGCTGGATTCATGGAGCAGGCGCGCAAGCACGGCGTATCGCCGGAGCGCATCCTGTCCACATCGGAATACTGCTCGGTCATTCTTGGCGCCCCTACCAATACCAAGCGGGGAGTAGCACTCCGGGCAATGAGTACGGAATACTCTTACGGGAAAAAGCGCCTCCAGCATCTGGATCGCCTGGTCGCGGCGATGGTCAAGGAGAGGATCGACTTCCGCGACTTCATCAACGTGGCCCTTTCCATCGTTGAGGAGTCCATCGGCCGGAAAGCAGAAGGACAGGTTCGCAAGCTGCCGCAGGGTAAGAAGCAGATCTCCTTGTGGCTTGAGAACGTGGACGCCTGCAAGAACGCCATCAAGCAAGATGGCGAGGTCGAAAAGCTTCGTGTTCAGGCCAACACCTACGGGCAGCACGAAACTCAATTGCGCTCTTACCGTGCTGACGTTCAGCACCTCACTGCAGAAAACGAGAAATGCACCAAGAAGGCCAATACCGAGCTGGGCGCACTGAAGACAGCGCGCGACAACGCTGTCGCCGGAGAAAACAAGACGCTAGGCGAGAAGGAGTCGGCCGCAAACACGGCACTCAACGATCGCCGAGCGGCGGAAGCACTCTTCGAGGCCGAGAATGCGGCGCACAAATCGTTCATCAATCTCCCAATTGAAACGGTGATTGAGAACGTCGACAGCCTGCCCAGCTTGCGCTCCGAGTTGGCCACACTCAAAAGCCGCATAGATACCGCAAGTGGAGAGTTGACGGGCATTGATGCCCAATACGATGCGCAGATCGGTCAGGCCAGATCCGATTGCCAAACAGAAATAGTCACCCTCAACGGGTCGTTTCCGCAGATTCTGGCTACCTTCAACAGTGAGACTGCGGCCATCCAGGGCGACAAGAATAAAGCGCTGGAAGACCACGACGAAAGTGCGGCTGCTATTGAATTTCAACTGGAGGAGGCAGAAGGCACGGCTCGTGACTCCTTCACCACGGCCAAGCTGCTTGCCGAACACGAACAGCCCAGCGAAAAGGCGAAGGCCGCCCTCAAGCAGGCCAACGAAATGCTGAGTGCACATCGCCAGAAGGAACTCAAAGATCAACAGGATCTAACCAGTTCAGCATCATTTGCGAGTGAGGCATTGGCTGAGTTCAACAAGACTGATGTCGCAGTTCGCTCGGCAGTTGCAGCAAGCGAAGTTGCGATTCAATTGCTACATGAAGCCCAAAAGAATCTGGCTCCAGACGATGGATCCTTACTTGCAGCCCTGCGAGCCGACCGCGGCCAAGAATGGAAGTCTGATCTTGCACGCGTAATTGATCCGGCCCTTCTGCATCGAAATGATCTTTCTCCAATGCATGTTGGCGTTGGCCATGAGGCGTACGGGTGGAGTCTTGTCACGGACAACATTGACTCGCCTATCTGGACGGATGATGAGACCCTGCGCGCCGCCGTCCGCCGGTGCGATGACGAAGTCAAGTCTGCCAACGCGAAGGTTCAAGAGGCTCGCAACAAACTGAAAATTTCAAGCGCCGCAGTTGAGCGCGCCAATACAGATAAAAGCCTGATCGAATCGAAGGTCAACGTCAACAAGACAACTGGCTCTCAGCTTGGCGAAGCGGTTGAACTCGCAAACGGGCGTCTCGAAAAAGAGGTGGCAGATCAAAAGGCTAAGAACGCAGCGCAACTTGAAATCGCTGAGAAAGCTTTCGAGGATGCCAGTTCAGCGAAGAACTCCACCAAGCGCAACTCCAGCATTGGCAGAAAGGCGATCGAGTCAGACTTTGACGGCCAATGGCGCGCCTGCACAACCCGCCGCGAAACCGCCGAAAGGCTGGTTTCGGATCGAATTGCTGAAAGAGAGAGAGCCCTACAGATCGCCATCAATACGATCAACGACCAACGGATGGAGCATCTCAAAAATCAGGGCATCGATGCCGAGCTGGTTTCCGGCCTTGGGGAAGCGAAGACGAAACTAGAAGGAAAGATCCGCGCTTACGAAGATAAACAGTCAACGGTTGATCGCTGGAACGCATGGAAAGAGCGGGTTGGGCCTGTTGGCCTGGACCGCCTGAGCCGTGCCGCCCAAAACGCTGCTGAAACGCACACGGGCAAGCAAAAAGAGCTGGATGACCACAGGCAAGAAATGGGGCGCACGCACGCAGCGTACGAGAACAGCACTGCGTACCTGAACGCAGTGATCGAGCACCTTGGACAAGACGCCGTGACGCTCCACGGCCTTGATGATCGCCTTTCGCTGTACCACGCCACTGGATCATCTCTCATAGATTCTGAGACGAAGCCAGGCGACCTGAAGGCCAAGATCGTCGCACTGATGGAGGCCGTCGATTCCCTGGAGGGCCAGATATCCAAGATGACCAGAAACATTCGCGAGGCCTTGACCGGAAGAACCAACTCCATCCAGCAGCAGATTCAGCACGAGATGGATGAATCTGGTGACTCATCCATTGTCAAGCGAGCCCTTGATCTCTGCCAAGCCCATACTCGGTCACTCAGAGACACCATTGCTGCCGTCCAGTCAGAGACCCATACCATTCTTGGCGGGATCATGCAGTACCAAAAGGAAATCTCGCTCTTCAAATCAGAGGTGGCTTCGTTTGACAAAAGGCTAAGCGAAGGTCTGGAAAAGGTGAGCGCATTCAAGCGCGTCAGAGATTTGCAAATTCACTTTGCCGCAGACTTCGATAGCCTCGACTTCATCAAGAAGCTCGATACCATCGAGGGGGTCTCCAAGGTCCAGATGCAGGAATCCGTCACATGGGGATCTCGCGATCTGCCAAACAAGAACACCGTGGACGCGCTTCGAGACTTCATGAGCCTTCTTTCGACCGAAGGAACACTCGAGGTTGACTACGCCAAACAGATCATCATTCGCGGCAGTGCTGAGATCAACGGTGAGGTTAAACACTTTAAGCGAGAGTCCGAGCTGGCAAAAATCTCCTCCAACGGCCTGACCGCGATCATCTTCATCACCCTGCTATCTGGAATGGCGAACATGATTCGCGGGGACGGGCAGATCTATATCCCGTGGGTGACCGATGAAATCGGAAAGTTTGACCCTGGCAACTTCCACAGCCTCATGCAGATGCTTCGCGACAACCACATCGACGTTGTGACTGCATCTCCTGCACTCACGATTGCCGAGTTCCGACACTTTGCGCGCTGTTATCGCTTCGGCGAGCGAGGCAGCATCTCACGCTACAAAGGGGGTGACAAATGA
- a CDS encoding DUF6527 family protein, which produces MLYISMEYATAVHSCCCGCGERVVTPFTPTDWHMTFNGESVSLHPSVGNWNQKCRSHYVIRQGRVVEVGPWSNAQVEAERRRDKKAKAAHYGGSDEMRSTVQQPTILASEPEVAYQERGARSQSLWSRLKNWLGH; this is translated from the coding sequence GTGCTGTACATCTCAATGGAGTACGCAACAGCGGTGCACTCATGCTGCTGTGGTTGTGGTGAGCGCGTGGTGACGCCGTTCACTCCAACCGACTGGCATATGACCTTCAACGGCGAATCCGTCTCGCTTCACCCTTCTGTGGGCAACTGGAACCAGAAGTGCCGGTCGCATTATGTGATCCGGCAGGGACGCGTGGTGGAGGTTGGCCCCTGGTCTAACGCGCAAGTTGAAGCGGAGCGCCGCCGAGACAAGAAAGCAAAAGCCGCGCATTACGGTGGCAGCGACGAAATGCGCTCGACGGTTCAACAGCCGACCATACTCGCATCTGAACCCGAAGTAGCCTATCAAGAAAGGGGGGCGCGCTCCCAAAGTTTGTGGTCTCGGTTAAAGAATTGGCTTGGCCATTGA
- a CDS encoding ThiF family adenylyltransferase has translation MSRALFSLNPDLARLRSEGYFMRIQGSLLVMLEVPYVDAQRQVRFGTLSSALDLAGDRTRKPETHVMNWDGDFPCNADGVPLQGISHAEPNTDLGHGLKARFTFSSKPSEQGYPDYYAKMSTYATIVSGPAAVLKPGLSPRVFRGSDEEDEASAFNYLDTASSRVGIGALAAKLEKEVVAIIGLGGTGGYILDFVAKTPVKQIRLFDPDVFLSHNAFRAPGAPTLEDLRDAPMKVHYLKGIYGRMHRFIEAHPVKMKADTLGLLDGISFAFLSMDAGEEKHAVVTKLEALGVPFIDVGMGLELTNGTLGGILRVTTSTPEKREHVHQGRVSFAGGGDQDLYASNIQVADLNALNACLAVVKWKKLRGFYRDLEQEHHCTYTTDGGMLLNGDQS, from the coding sequence ATGTCACGCGCACTGTTCAGTCTTAATCCCGACCTGGCCCGCCTTCGTTCGGAGGGTTACTTCATGCGCATCCAGGGGAGCCTCCTGGTGATGCTGGAGGTGCCCTACGTCGACGCGCAGCGCCAGGTGCGCTTCGGCACGCTATCGTCGGCTCTTGACCTGGCCGGCGACCGCACCCGCAAGCCCGAAACGCATGTCATGAACTGGGATGGAGACTTCCCATGCAATGCCGACGGGGTGCCTCTGCAGGGCATCTCGCATGCCGAACCGAACACTGACCTCGGCCACGGGCTCAAAGCTCGGTTCACGTTCTCTAGCAAGCCAAGCGAGCAGGGCTACCCGGACTACTACGCCAAGATGTCGACTTACGCAACCATCGTGTCCGGACCAGCTGCGGTGCTGAAGCCGGGCCTTAGCCCGCGCGTGTTTCGCGGTAGCGACGAGGAAGATGAGGCCAGCGCCTTCAACTACCTCGACACGGCCTCTAGCCGCGTCGGGATTGGCGCGCTGGCCGCTAAGCTTGAGAAGGAGGTCGTGGCCATCATCGGTCTTGGCGGTACGGGCGGCTACATCCTCGACTTTGTGGCGAAAACGCCTGTGAAGCAGATTCGCCTGTTCGACCCCGACGTCTTCCTGTCGCACAACGCCTTCCGTGCACCTGGTGCGCCGACCCTCGAGGACCTGCGGGATGCCCCGATGAAGGTGCATTACCTGAAGGGCATCTATGGACGCATGCACCGCTTCATCGAGGCGCACCCGGTGAAAATGAAGGCAGACACGCTTGGCTTGCTGGACGGCATCAGCTTCGCGTTCCTCAGCATGGACGCCGGCGAGGAGAAGCACGCCGTCGTGACCAAGCTCGAGGCGCTAGGTGTTCCCTTCATAGACGTCGGGATGGGTCTGGAACTCACGAACGGCACCCTTGGAGGTATCCTGCGCGTCACCACCAGCACGCCTGAGAAACGCGAACACGTTCACCAGGGCCGCGTCTCCTTCGCTGGAGGCGGTGACCAGGACCTGTACGCGTCCAACATCCAGGTGGCCGACCTGAATGCTCTGAACGCGTGCTTAGCAGTGGTGAAGTGGAAGAAGCTGCGCGGCTTCTACCGGGACCTGGAGCAGGAGCACCACTGCACTTACACCACGGACGGCGGCATGTTGCTGAACGGAGACCAATCGTGA
- a CDS encoding multiubiquitin domain-containing protein, with amino-acid sequence MKHPDFDDVGDAIREDRPLREATAYRIRFGLEGLTFRHIDVPDPVPTGRQILSNAGLDHRADYILFAYLDTGDFEDVRLDETFDLRGKGAERFIAFKSDRDFKFSLNDRQLAWGRADMLGSVLYDLADTSPDEAVFLEVRGGEDRLIDPDERINLDAPGIERFITAYVILVNSEEKTVPDKHVTFEQVVKLYYPNAAGETNVKFSMTYRNAASLPHAGEFGEGGSVEVKKKGTIFNVTRTVQS; translated from the coding sequence ATGAAACATCCTGATTTTGACGACGTTGGCGATGCGATCCGTGAGGACCGTCCTCTGCGGGAGGCTACCGCCTACCGTATCCGCTTTGGCTTGGAAGGCCTGACCTTCCGCCACATCGACGTGCCGGACCCGGTACCCACCGGCCGGCAAATCTTGTCCAACGCGGGCCTGGACCACCGCGCTGACTACATCCTGTTCGCTTACCTGGACACGGGTGACTTCGAGGACGTCCGCCTCGACGAGACCTTCGACCTGCGCGGCAAGGGCGCTGAACGCTTCATCGCGTTCAAGTCCGACCGCGACTTCAAGTTCTCGCTGAACGACCGCCAACTGGCCTGGGGCCGCGCCGACATGCTGGGCAGCGTCCTGTACGACCTCGCCGACACGTCGCCGGATGAGGCCGTGTTCCTGGAGGTTCGCGGCGGTGAAGACCGCCTGATCGACCCGGACGAGCGCATCAACCTCGACGCGCCTGGTATCGAGCGTTTTATTACCGCGTACGTCATCTTGGTCAACTCTGAAGAGAAGACTGTGCCGGATAAGCACGTCACCTTCGAGCAGGTGGTCAAGCTGTACTACCCGAACGCGGCCGGCGAGACCAATGTGAAGTTCTCGATGACCTACCGCAATGCGGCCTCGCTCCCCCACGCCGGCGAGTTCGGCGAGGGCGGCTCCGTCGAAGTTAAGAAGAAAGGAACCATCTTCAATGTCACGCGCACTGTTCAGTCTTAA
- a CDS encoding UvrD-helicase domain-containing protein translates to MDPIELARQHARRLHDEAVQRGRNPWSPYDFAVGIANDLGITVETCAPGAAMLDGGRASFDPDLPLILHENEGSPFDQAFLVAHELGHAELGDGEEAPEPSAHIDPARTSEAAPVGMDRVVDYSRRQRREVQMDLFARELLLPRSSIVDLHLVQGQTCSDIAGRLGAPFEVVAQQMLDALLLPPIPVVAEADPVEIPLNEKQRDAARHRGAAFLLQAGPGTGKTRTLVARVESLLDEGVDPRRILLLTFSNKAAGEMTERIALKRPKDATALCIGTFHSFGLDILRRFNDRCSLPADPRLMDRTEAVELLENEFPRLGLTHYRNLYDPSQTAADILTAVSRAKDEVVDAAGYQVLATAMRAAATDPGAVEAAEKAAEVAKVYARYEELKTVSQCVDFGDLVMRPVLLLESDAAVRAQLQSDYDHILVDEYQDVNRSSVRLLAALKPTGVNLWVVGDAKQSIYRFRGASSFNMSRFGREDFPGAVRDSLEVNYRSTSEVVHAFSTFAAGMSAADGEQALEADRGPGGKLPEVITVVSTPLLTAAIADGIEELREEGYRYRDQAVLCRGNDRLSDVGRELERAGIPVLFLGSLFERPEVKDLVAMLTLLVDRRAMGLIRTACWPEFTMGLEDAVRVFEHLRGTNAEPGAWRLGAPTEVTPSGQEALSALHAALAGFDATSQPWIVLATLLLDRTRQAARIAASSSVPEQAQGIAIWQFMNFVRVQPNAQGLPIQRLSDRVRRLLRLRDDRDLRQLPAAAQGIDAVRLMTIHGSKGLEFPAVHIAGVNKDSIPGSLRTSKCPPPVGLVAGGQGSAEEVARAAHNEEQECLFFVAMSRARNRLAFYGATATASGRARALSPFLERIGPVNSRPVTPTTVMPPAPDEAIIPVVFSGTPRFSSDAVGLYESCARRFLYTHLLHVGGRRRTSSFMQMHEAIREVYRTVVAQGGVPTGKLDELLSKAFVTHGLHEHGYVEDYRAMATTMLRYFLESRAGAVVEAPTALRVSFGDHEVEVTPDEVLVRNGVRTLRRVKTGHASSGDGKDVGAAAFVLAGRAAFPDASIELVYLADAESKPLTLSPKELSNRQDKLGDIFRGIRAGQFKTEASDAICPNCPAFFVCGAVPPGTLSKNF, encoded by the coding sequence ATGGACCCGATAGAGCTTGCACGGCAGCATGCTCGGCGACTGCACGATGAGGCTGTCCAGCGTGGGCGCAACCCTTGGTCCCCGTACGACTTCGCTGTTGGCATCGCTAACGACCTCGGGATCACCGTTGAGACCTGCGCTCCAGGCGCCGCGATGCTCGATGGTGGCCGAGCCTCCTTTGATCCGGACCTTCCCCTCATTCTCCATGAGAACGAAGGATCACCCTTCGACCAAGCATTCTTGGTTGCGCATGAGCTTGGGCACGCCGAACTGGGTGATGGTGAAGAAGCTCCAGAGCCATCTGCGCACATTGATCCAGCCCGCACCTCGGAAGCAGCTCCTGTCGGGATGGATCGGGTCGTCGACTACAGCCGCCGACAGCGTCGAGAAGTTCAAATGGACCTTTTCGCTAGGGAGCTTCTGCTACCGAGGTCTAGCATCGTTGACTTGCATCTTGTTCAGGGCCAAACCTGTTCTGACATTGCAGGACGTCTAGGTGCTCCCTTCGAAGTCGTAGCTCAGCAGATGCTCGATGCGCTGCTCCTGCCCCCCATTCCGGTCGTCGCTGAAGCCGACCCCGTTGAAATTCCCCTCAACGAAAAGCAACGTGACGCGGCTCGGCATCGTGGCGCTGCATTCCTGCTTCAGGCCGGGCCGGGAACTGGGAAGACCCGCACGCTCGTTGCACGTGTCGAAAGCTTGCTGGACGAAGGTGTTGACCCACGGCGCATCCTTCTCCTGACCTTCTCGAACAAGGCCGCAGGAGAAATGACCGAGCGGATCGCCTTGAAGCGTCCCAAGGATGCTACGGCACTCTGCATCGGAACCTTCCATAGCTTCGGCCTGGACATCCTGCGGCGATTCAACGACCGGTGCAGCCTCCCGGCCGATCCCCGCCTGATGGATCGAACCGAGGCTGTTGAGCTTCTTGAGAATGAGTTCCCGCGACTCGGCCTGACCCATTACCGCAACCTCTACGATCCATCGCAGACGGCGGCTGACATCTTGACCGCGGTGTCACGCGCAAAGGATGAAGTTGTTGATGCCGCTGGCTATCAGGTGCTGGCCACAGCAATGCGTGCGGCGGCGACCGACCCGGGCGCGGTGGAAGCCGCCGAGAAGGCAGCAGAGGTCGCCAAGGTCTATGCGCGCTACGAGGAACTGAAGACAGTCTCCCAGTGCGTGGATTTCGGTGACTTGGTCATGCGGCCGGTGCTGCTGCTGGAAAGCGATGCCGCAGTTCGAGCTCAGCTTCAAAGCGACTATGACCACATCCTGGTCGACGAGTACCAGGACGTGAACCGCAGCAGCGTGCGGCTCCTGGCGGCGCTGAAGCCAACGGGCGTCAACCTATGGGTGGTAGGAGACGCCAAGCAATCCATCTACCGGTTCCGCGGTGCCTCATCGTTCAACATGTCCCGCTTCGGACGTGAGGATTTCCCTGGCGCGGTACGCGACAGCCTGGAGGTCAACTACCGCTCCACCTCGGAAGTCGTCCATGCCTTTTCGACGTTTGCGGCGGGTATGTCTGCAGCCGATGGCGAGCAGGCGCTCGAAGCGGATCGAGGCCCTGGTGGCAAGCTACCCGAGGTCATCACGGTGGTTAGCACACCCTTGCTGACAGCGGCTATCGCTGATGGCATTGAAGAGCTCCGCGAAGAGGGATACCGGTATCGCGACCAGGCCGTCCTGTGCCGCGGGAACGACCGACTGTCTGATGTCGGAAGGGAACTCGAGCGCGCAGGCATTCCGGTGCTTTTCTTGGGTAGCCTTTTTGAGCGGCCGGAAGTGAAGGACCTTGTCGCGATGCTGACGCTCCTTGTCGACCGGCGCGCGATGGGGCTGATCCGGACCGCTTGCTGGCCGGAGTTCACGATGGGCCTGGAAGACGCAGTCCGCGTCTTTGAGCATCTCCGGGGAACCAACGCGGAGCCAGGCGCATGGCGGCTTGGTGCCCCAACCGAGGTAACGCCATCGGGGCAAGAGGCGCTATCAGCCCTCCATGCGGCCCTTGCCGGCTTCGACGCAACGTCGCAGCCTTGGATCGTGCTGGCGACCCTTCTGTTGGATCGAACCAGGCAGGCAGCACGCATTGCAGCCTCGAGCAGCGTACCGGAGCAAGCCCAAGGCATCGCGATCTGGCAGTTCATGAACTTCGTTCGGGTGCAACCGAATGCCCAGGGACTCCCGATTCAGCGGCTGTCCGACCGTGTGCGAAGGCTGCTGCGCCTCAGAGACGACAGGGACCTGAGGCAACTGCCAGCGGCAGCCCAGGGTATCGACGCGGTCCGCCTGATGACGATCCACGGCTCGAAGGGGCTTGAGTTCCCCGCAGTCCACATTGCCGGCGTCAACAAGGACTCGATCCCGGGGTCGCTTCGGACGTCGAAATGCCCTCCACCAGTTGGCCTGGTCGCGGGCGGACAAGGAAGTGCCGAGGAGGTTGCACGGGCAGCCCATAACGAAGAGCAGGAGTGTCTGTTCTTCGTCGCCATGTCCCGTGCAAGGAATCGCCTGGCGTTCTACGGGGCCACCGCAACGGCGTCGGGACGGGCCAGAGCGCTATCACCGTTCCTTGAGCGGATTGGGCCCGTCAATTCGCGGCCGGTGACGCCGACCACCGTCATGCCTCCTGCTCCCGATGAGGCGATAATTCCTGTCGTCTTCTCCGGTACACCGCGCTTCAGTTCCGATGCAGTCGGGCTCTACGAGTCTTGCGCCAGACGGTTTCTGTACACACACCTACTGCATGTGGGCGGTCGCCGCCGGACGAGCTCGTTCATGCAGATGCACGAGGCGATCCGCGAGGTCTACCGCACTGTCGTGGCGCAAGGGGGCGTACCGACAGGAAAGCTCGATGAGCTGCTCTCAAAAGCATTTGTCACCCACGGTCTGCATGAGCACGGCTACGTCGAGGACTACCGGGCGATGGCGACGACGATGCTCCGATACTTCCTGGAATCCAGAGCGGGAGCGGTTGTGGAAGCACCGACCGCGCTTCGTGTCTCGTTCGGCGACCACGAGGTAGAGGTCACCCCAGACGAAGTTCTGGTGCGAAACGGCGTCAGGACCTTGCGTCGGGTGAAGACAGGCCACGCGTCCAGCGGTGACGGCAAGGACGTTGGGGCCGCAGCCTTCGTGCTAGCCGGCAGGGCCGCATTCCCCGACGCCAGCATTGAGCTCGTCTACTTGGCAGACGCTGAATCCAAGCCGTTGACCCTCTCCCCCAAGGAGCTGAGCAACCGCCAGGACAAACTGGGTGACATCTTCCGTGGCATCCGGGCCGGCCAGTTCAAGACTGAGGCATCGGACGCAATCTGCCCCAACTGCCCGGCCTTCTTCGTATGCGGTGCGGTACCGCCAGGCACGCTCTCAAAAAACTTCTGA
- a CDS encoding RNA polymerase sigma factor, with the protein MARPLRKRKLDGTPYFRREKVESEIQALAGISAAELERRADLWQVGDPGYVSPEALLYFVRNAASGAHREKLTEKLLLRVARRVPSVTNADGKTVSMTRMNIREAVGDHFVDLLLSDRSHYDDRLDYYEVNFNSAVAADRRDANDRHWKQENRTTEIETEDGEISAQVESAIGDYNPFDAEELDKKDYRLFLDEAIDSLPEFQRRIVVMWRQDIPIESNDPSVKSISKVLGKSEKTVRTHRDKAFASLKLRLERKGKK; encoded by the coding sequence GTGGCACGTCCTCTTCGTAAGCGGAAGCTCGATGGCACCCCTTACTTCAGGCGAGAAAAGGTCGAGAGCGAGATTCAAGCCCTTGCAGGAATCAGCGCCGCAGAACTGGAGCGCCGTGCTGACCTATGGCAGGTCGGCGATCCCGGATACGTTTCCCCCGAAGCCTTGCTGTACTTTGTGCGCAACGCGGCCTCCGGCGCTCACCGCGAGAAATTGACCGAGAAGCTTCTACTCCGGGTGGCCCGTCGAGTTCCTTCAGTCACTAACGCCGACGGCAAAACGGTCTCGATGACTAGGATGAACATCCGCGAGGCCGTCGGCGACCACTTCGTTGACCTGCTACTTAGCGACCGGAGCCACTACGACGACCGCCTCGACTACTACGAGGTCAACTTCAACAGCGCGGTCGCGGCGGATCGTCGGGACGCGAACGACCGCCACTGGAAGCAGGAGAACCGGACTACTGAAATTGAGACCGAAGATGGAGAGATCTCCGCCCAGGTCGAATCAGCCATCGGAGACTACAACCCATTCGACGCCGAAGAACTTGACAAAAAAGATTACCGGCTCTTCCTTGATGAGGCGATTGACAGCCTACCTGAGTTCCAAAGGAGGATCGTCGTGATGTGGCGCCAAGACATTCCCATAGAGTCCAATGACCCCTCCGTCAAGTCCATCAGCAAAGTCCTGGGGAAATCGGAGAAGACCGTCCGCACGCATCGCGACAAGGCCTTTGCGTCATTGAAGCTGCGCCTTGAGCGCAAGGGGAAGAAGTAA
- a CDS encoding HAD domain-containing protein, whose product MSHTILYLDYDGVLHPEPVYRHPRGGMYFSVDHTGHTLFEHAKILVDVLVPYPDVRIVLSTSWVRILGFSQAKAYLPEALRSRVIGSTFHSAMNKFEFDAMTRGAQVLADATRRSVTRWVVLDDDDEGWIGAASKHLVLTRGRNGIADQETVAKLSEKLQEYCKLR is encoded by the coding sequence ATGTCCCACACGATTCTTTATCTTGACTATGACGGGGTCTTGCATCCAGAGCCCGTCTACAGGCACCCTCGGGGCGGAATGTATTTCAGTGTCGATCACACTGGCCATACCTTGTTCGAGCACGCAAAAATCCTCGTTGACGTACTGGTGCCGTATCCTGACGTACGAATCGTTTTGTCGACATCATGGGTTCGCATTCTGGGGTTCTCTCAAGCTAAGGCCTATCTTCCAGAAGCATTACGGTCACGAGTGATTGGCTCCACTTTTCACAGTGCGATGAACAAATTTGAGTTCGATGCAATGACTCGTGGCGCACAAGTCTTAGCTGATGCAACACGGCGATCGGTCACTCGTTGGGTGGTGCTCGATGATGATGACGAAGGATGGATAGGTGCTGCATCCAAGCATCTTGTGCTGACCCGTGGGCGCAATGGAATAGCAGATCAAGAGACAGTTGCCAAGCTTTCGGAAAAGCTGCAAGAGTATTGCAAGTTGCGATAA